From the Patagioenas fasciata isolate bPatFas1 chromosome Z, bPatFas1.hap1, whole genome shotgun sequence genome, one window contains:
- the TMEM174 gene encoding transmembrane protein 174 encodes MEQNNNNVEDFSLNVFSVTPYQPNRSDILVSDGDKAGATLLFSGVFLGLVGITFTVMGWIKYDGITHLEWTQLLGPILLSVGVTFILIAVCKFNMLTCKTCKEGEENVSDLDQTASGQSFVFTGINQPITFHGATVVQYIPPPYPAQEGIAVGSGYLHPVLSCCSAVSPSTSPIPSPGSPHFCSAYPLDNLAFTGDENYASYPTERTRSQRSEDSSDEPEELLEDYTCDDLSPPRYEEIYPLS; translated from the exons ATGGAGCAGAACAACAACAATGTAGAAGATTTCTCCTTGAATGTCTTTTCTGTCACTCCTTATCAGCCAAATAGATCTGATATCCTGGTATCAGATGGGGATAAAGCCGGTGCCACTTTGCTCTTTTCAGGTGTGTTTCTGGGACTGGTGGGGATCACTTTCACCGTTATGGGATGGATAAAATATGATGGCATTACTCACCTGGAGTGGACTCAGTTGTTAGGACCTATTCTGCTCTCTGTTGGGGTGACTTTTATTCTGATTGCTGTTTGTAAATTTAACATGCTTACGTGCAAGACCTGTAAAGAAGGAGAGGAAAATGTGTCAGACCTCGACCAGACTGCAAGTGGACAGTCCTTTGTCTTCACCGGCATTAACCAGCCTATAACTTTTCACGGTGCCACAGTGGTACAGTACATCCCTCCACCATACCCAGCCCAGGAAGGCATTGCTGTGGGTTCTGGTTACCTTCACCCggtgctcagctgctgcagtgctgTTTCGCCCAGCACCTCACCAATTCCCTCCCCTGGCTCTCCTCACTTCTGCTCTGCCTACCCCCTGGATAACCTGGCTTTCACCGGAGATGAGAACTACGCTTCTTATCCCACAGAGCGTACCAGGAGTCAGAG GTCAGAGGACAGTTCTGATGAGCCAGAAGAGCTGCTGGAAGACTACACCTGTGATGACTTGTCACCTCCCCGTTATGAGGAAATATACCCATTGTCTTGA